Part of the Robbsia sp. KACC 23696 genome, GTCGACGCCAGCGTAGATATCGGTTCGCTTGCTCAGCGCGTAGTCGAGCGTCGGCCCCGCCGTGATCCGGGTGCCCTGCGTGCTGGCATGTTTGACGCTGTCGACATAGGCCGCTGCCAGCAAGTGAATCGTCGGCGTGAATGCATAATTGACCCCTGCGGAGAACGAATCGTTGCGATAGTCCGCCGGATACACGTGGCTATAGATATAGGATGCGTAGACGGTGGCTTGCGCGAATTTATACGTTGCGCCGACGGTGAAGACCTTCTGCTGGCTGTCCGGAATCGTGATGCCGAAATACGTGCTGCCGTAGGGGCTCGTCGCCGGGGTTAAGCCGCCGATGTCGTTGATCACCTGATACGCGGCGCCCACGCTCAGCGGGCCGTGGTCATAAGAGAGGCTGACGGCGGGGGACGATGCTCGGTGCGTATCGCCGGCGGTGTTGCCGAACGTGTAGGCGCCGCGCAGCGTAAAGCCATACAGCGTGGGCGACGTGTAGCGGACCGTATTGTCCAGGCGACCGCCGCCGGTCTCTCCGGCACCTTGGAAGCCCAACGTTCCGGTGTAGTTGGACAGCGCATAGAGATCATGCGTGTAGGCCATTTCATGCACCAACGTGTACTGCCGCCCCAGGATGATCGAGCCATACGTATCGCTGGAAAGTCCGACGATCGCGGTTCGACCGAACAAGCGTTGCGCGCCCGACGCGGTGGCTTGTTGCGGCACGCCGGTGTTCGGCGTGAAGCCCGCTTCCAATTGGAAGAACGCCTTCATGCCGCTGCCGAGGTCTTCCGTGCCCTGCAGACCCCACCGGCTGCCCGATAGTTGGCCGCCGCTGCCCATCGTATAAAGCTTGCCGCCAGTGGTGGTTTGATGGGTATCGAAGCGTACCGCTTCATCGATGATCCCATACAGGGTCACGCTGGATTGCGCATGCGCTAGTGCAGGAAGGACGGTAGCGGCTATTACGGTGCCGGATAGCGCGGTGCGAACAGACGGCTTCATCGGTTTTCTCATTTTTAGGAGGTTGAACGAGTCGGACCGCTGTAAATTACGTTGACCATAAAATGACGACCAAGACCGTTTTCGTCTGCCGAAATAGCGAACGCTTATAGATGGTGTGCGTGAGAAAACGCACGGTGCTTGCCGATCGATGTCGGCCCTAAGCAGAAACGAATCGGCGAAGGGGTATCGGCGCGCATGGAAAAGCGCGAGACGCTGCCGCGGAAGGCCGGGTTGTTATGTTAAATTAAGGGTCGGTCACGTCGGCGGGACGCGGGACCGCCTTCTGCGGCGACTGCCGTATAAATGAGACGGAAAAAGGGTGGTAGTCGGCCAAATCGGCCGCCCCGTCGTACACTATCGCCCTGGCCGGATACTCACCGGCTTTTTTTGGCTATTCACTGGGCATGACGATCGACAATCCCGCAGGCAGCGAGGCAGACCAATCCGCGACGCGTTCGCGGGCGCGCGATCGCGACGTCGTCGGCGGAATCTGCACGCAGCGCTCGGGCGACGGCGCCTCCTTTCGGCCACTTTTAGCGGCGGAAGGAAAGGAAAGCGATATCTTTTCGCGGGTCAGTCACGAGATGCTCGCGATTATCGATCGCGATGGCGTCGTGCTGGATGCCAATCGGACGTGGTGCCTTGCATTGGGTTGGCCCGTCGAGGACATCGTCGGTCGTCCGTTGCTGTCCTTGGTACACCCTGACGATCTCGATACGTTGAGCGAAGGTTTGCTGCCGCTCGACGTATCGGGTTCGACGCACGATTTCGAGGGCCGCCTCGTAACGGCGGGCGGTGAATACCGGTTTGCCTCCTGGTCCGCGACGCGCGAGGGTGGCCGAATCTACTGCGCGATTCGCGACATCACCGAGCAGCGCCGTCGAGAAATCGCGCTGGAAGATTCGCGCGATTTTGCGCGTCTCGCGCTGTCCGCGGTGAATGGCGTGGGCGTTTGGACATACGAAGTGGCCAGCGATTGCTTTTTTTGCGACGCCGCCATTTCCGCCCTTTATGGGATCGATGCAGAGGAGGCGGCCAGCGGCATCAAGCGTGCGCGTTTCCTGGCGAACGTCCATCCTGACGATCTGATTGCGTTGCGCAAGACGATGACGGGCGGCTTGATACGCAGCGGTGACCTAGAGCTTGAATATCGTATTGTCCATCCGGATGGCTCGACGCGCTGGGTGCTGTCTCGCGGCCATACGTATTTCAACGAAGAAGGGGTCCCGGTTCGGCGCACCGGTGTCGGGCTGGATATGACCTCCCAGCGTCTGCTCGAGCAGCAGTTGCGGCAGAGCCAGAAAATGGAGGCGGTGGGCCACCTCACAGGCGGCCTGGCGCACGATTTCAACAATATGCTGCAAGGCGTGCTGGGCCCGCTCGAATTGATTCGCCAGTTGCTGGCGCGCGGACGGTTTACGGAGCTCGAGCGTTTTATCGAGATGGCTATGGGTTCGGCGCATAAAGCGGCGGCCCTCACGCATCGCTTGCTGGCGTTCGCCCGCCGGCAACCGCTGGCGCCGCGCGCGGTCGATGTCTCGCAATTGATTCCGACACTCACCGATCTCTTGCGACAGTACGCCGCCGAAAAAATCGAGATTCGTCTGCGGCCCGATAGCCAGCCCGGCGCCGTGCGCTGTGATCCGCATCAGCTTGAAAGCGCCTTGCTGAATCTTTCGATCAATGCCTGCAACGCCATGCCGGATGGCGGCGTCCTGACGCTCGAATCGCGGATCGAGACGATTAGTGAAGCGGTGGCGGAGCAATATCGGGATGCATTACCGGGACGCTATATCTGTATCGCGGTTACCGATAATGGCACCGGCATGCCGCCTCATATCGTCGATCAGGCCTTCGAGCCGTTCTTCACCACCAAGCCGCTTGGCAGGGGAACCGGTCTCGGTTTATCGATGGTCCATGGCTTCGTCGGACAGTCTGGTGGCTTCATGCGAATCCAGAGCCGCGTGGGCAACGGCACGACAGTGGAACTGTTGCTGCCGGAAGTCCTGGCGGACGCTGCGCTGGATCAGGCGCCGGTGCAGGCACGCGCGCATCACAATCTCGGATCGGGCGAGACCATTTTGCTTGTCGACGACGACGCGACGATTCGCGAATTGCTGGGCGTTCTATTCGAGCAGTCCGGATATCGGACCGTGTCGGCGCACGATGGTCCATCCGGCCTGGCGATTCTCGAGTCGAACGAGACAATCGATCTCGTCATGACCGACGTGGGTCTGCCGGGCATGAACGGTCGGCAGATGATCGACATCGCCCGGGTGGTGCGCCCGGACTTGCCGATTCTCTTCGTCACAGGGTATGCCGAGGTCGCCGCGGCGAATGGCTTCCTGGCGGACGGCATGGAAATGCTGACGAAGCCGTTCTCGCTCGAATCGGTCATCACGCGTGTGCAGTCGATGTTGCGGCGCCGGGAAGCGGGCGCGTCACGCCCGCAGTCGAACGTGGAAGGCGCGCCGTCGACCGCCTTTTCGTCGATCGCGTCGGATAAGGGCTGATCAGACAGGCGCGTGTCGCCCTGCCAGCAGGTCGTCGAGCCAAGCAGTGAAGGCCGCCGTTTGCGGGGGCAGTCGCGTTTGCGGCGGCAGCGAAGGTGCCGAGCTCCACCACATGCACGAACACCTGCATCGCTTGCAACCGATCCATGAAAAACGTCCTGTTTTCTGCGGGTAAATGCGCGCCAGTGCGCGTCGGGTCGCGGGCATTACCGCCCGAAAGGCCTGCGTGCCGAAGGGCATCTGCGCAGCATCACGGCAATGCTGGAAGCGGGGCGCCCTTGCGTCGATATCGCGCAGCAACTGTTTGCCGTGGAAAAGGCCGTCTGTCAGGCAAAGCGCATCTTGATCCAGGACCATATCGATCACTGCCTGGAA contains:
- a CDS encoding porin, which gives rise to MKPSVRTALSGTVIAATVLPALAHAQSSVTLYGIIDEAVRFDTHQTTTGGKLYTMGSGGQLSGSRWGLQGTEDLGSGMKAFFQLEAGFTPNTGVPQQATASGAQRLFGRTAIVGLSSDTYGSIILGRQYTLVHEMAYTHDLYALSNYTGTLGFQGAGETGGGRLDNTVRYTSPTLYGFTLRGAYTFGNTAGDTHRASSPAVSLSYDHGPLSVGAAYQVINDIGGLTPATSPYGSTYFGITIPDSQQKVFTVGATYKFAQATVYASYIYSHVYPADYRNDSFSAGVNYAFTPTIHLLAAAYVDSVKHASTQGTRITAGPTLDYALSKRTDIYAGVDYSHLTGAWTTLAATTGSNQPFFGFNSLFEATIGLRHKF
- a CDS encoding PAS domain-containing protein, translated to MTIDNPAGSEADQSATRSRARDRDVVGGICTQRSGDGASFRPLLAAEGKESDIFSRVSHEMLAIIDRDGVVLDANRTWCLALGWPVEDIVGRPLLSLVHPDDLDTLSEGLLPLDVSGSTHDFEGRLVTAGGEYRFASWSATREGGRIYCAIRDITEQRRREIALEDSRDFARLALSAVNGVGVWTYEVASDCFFCDAAISALYGIDAEEAASGIKRARFLANVHPDDLIALRKTMTGGLIRSGDLELEYRIVHPDGSTRWVLSRGHTYFNEEGVPVRRTGVGLDMTSQRLLEQQLRQSQKMEAVGHLTGGLAHDFNNMLQGVLGPLELIRQLLARGRFTELERFIEMAMGSAHKAAALTHRLLAFARRQPLAPRAVDVSQLIPTLTDLLRQYAAEKIEIRLRPDSQPGAVRCDPHQLESALLNLSINACNAMPDGGVLTLESRIETISEAVAEQYRDALPGRYICIAVTDNGTGMPPHIVDQAFEPFFTTKPLGRGTGLGLSMVHGFVGQSGGFMRIQSRVGNGTTVELLLPEVLADAALDQAPVQARAHHNLGSGETILLVDDDATIRELLGVLFEQSGYRTVSAHDGPSGLAILESNETIDLVMTDVGLPGMNGRQMIDIARVVRPDLPILFVTGYAEVAAANGFLADGMEMLTKPFSLESVITRVQSMLRRREAGASRPQSNVEGAPSTAFSSIASDKG
- a CDS encoding metal-sensing transcriptional repressor, with amino-acid sequence MRVNARQCASGRGHYRPKGLRAEGHLRSITAMLEAGRPCVDIAQQLFAVEKAVCQAKRILIQDHIDHCLEDSVQAIASGQRDALETFKQITKYL